The genomic stretch gaaatatacgattcatatattccataaacacacctggagcattagacacaccgaacggcatcacagtgtattcataatgaccatacctcgtacggaaagcagtcttcgcaatatcatctgacttcactcggatctgatgataacccgatcgcaaatcaatcttactgaaaacatgagctccaatcaactggtccatcaaatcatcaatcctcggcaatggataccgattcttgatagtcaccttattcaactgccgataatcgacacacaacctcatcgtaccttctttcttcttcactaacaatactggtgcaccccaaggagaaacacttggacgcacaaacttcttctcaagcaattcttcaagttgcttcttcaattcaactaattcagttgccgacattctataaggagacatcgacactggactcgtacctggtactaagtcaatggcaaattcgacttcacgttctggaggtaaatcacttacatcctccggaaacacatcctgaaattcacaaacgacaggcaaatctacactcaccactttcttatccgcttgcagagacgcaaataaagcgaatatctgagcttcatctttcacaaaatcccccacctgcctagcagatagaaatcttgcctcatcattctcaccaacttcagaaaaccgtaccgtcttcctatagcagttgataaacacgccatagaattctagccaattcattcccagaataatatcaatttggtgcaagggtaagcacaccaaatccACCACGAACTCTTTCTCGAAGATCGTCAAttgacaacctcgacagacaacagaagttttcacagaaccattagcaggggtatctatcaccatacttccgcctagggacgacataatcataccaatcctggtcgcacactcatacgaaataaacgaatgagtagcaccagtgtcaacaatagcaagcaattcaacattattaatcaagcaagtacctttaatcagattatcttccttaggagcttcagccccactcagagcaaacaccctaccagtagtatgagctgcagtagccgccttcttcggtttcgagcactgcgaactgatatggcctttctcgccacaattaaaacatgtcggaccagcatccttacattcagtaactctatgaccagcctgaccgcatcggaaacatctcagcactttcttggtacagctatcagcacggtggcctggctcgccacacttgaaacatttaccagctatggaagatcctcccccacttggcttcttctcatctaccattttctgcttacctttaccattcggagatacataaggactaccacgatccttattcttcttctcactaagactcttgtaatgagcagtcctagccttgctatcttcatcaaatatcctgcacttgttaaccaatgtaggaaacctacgaatctcctggtaaccaatgccttgtttgatctcgggacgcaacccgttctcaaacttgacacacttggatccctcagcatcagcattattatagtgaggacaatactgcaccagctcttcaaacttcgaagcgtaatcagcaacagacatgttaccctgcttcagttctagaaattccatctccttcttacatcgcacatcagcaggaaaatatttttccagaaaggccgtcttgaacctttcccaagtcatctcagcacctggtacttcaattctctggcgagtgttatcccaccagttttcagcctcttcagataacatatgcgtaccaaactgcaccttctgtgcttcagtacacgtcatcacccggaaaatcttctcaatctccttcagccaaatctgagcaccatctggatcatagcgccctttgaatgtaggagggttattcttcaggaaccttcccaaattcttaaactcgtcgaccggcggattctgctgcgcctgcatagcctgcgccatagcagccaaagcctcagcaatcgcacggtcattttctccagccatactctgcacaacacaactacaaccgttaaatatcgacagtgtcatttacactaatgactaacagggaaaacatcacattatgactcgactggactgaccatgctctgataccactaatgtaacacccttctacccaatcgacatatttaaataagttatcagagtacaacatgtagaagagtttacatttcttacaacatacacttatcgcatcacaacatataacacattatttattatatttcaaacttcgcagcggacaacaacataattattatttttcatcatataataattcataaaaatgtttcaacattatctcaacaaaacatctcaacattttAATCCTCATGAACAAcgtaaataaaatataattatctatcgaatcccataaccccggtgtcacatgaccagagcatttgactcgactccgtagaataactctacacttattcttcaaacctcaacgaaagctactcctctttatctgcacattgctcatcatagatgaacataaacacatgcagaaggggtgagaattacattattaaataataatataacgacagaattATAGACATAATATATTTCACACATGCCAACgcagctcatcataatcatcataatcaacatacttATGAACACCAACAAAACAAtatatcaaatgcaatgcacacacccatgcatgactcaacacgactcggtatacccattttgtgaccactacaggatcaccactcccagattcatcaccatagaatccgggttccccataaggaaccaagcctctcaacaagcccggagtcaacaacatcattggaactcagtccgttcatcactaggcatcggcctttcatgaatgcatgcacaccaaacatgcatcataatcaacatcgcaacaacaacatcatatgatcatgttatctttatcattaatagcatgacatacaactcaacgaaacaacaacaacattacatcttaacacatggattcatcacaatcaaccacaataggccaaatcacaatttcaacataaaaattagtcatttttcaatactggaacagtgttaaccggttaacgccacaggttaaccggttaacgcaggcaaaactcacttcttggcaaaacgcaacagtgttaaccggttaacgctataggttaaccggttaacgcaggcaaaactcaacatttttacaaaatataacagtgttaaccggttaacgccctgggttaaccggttaacgcagacaaaacagcagtccctgcgctaacacaaggcagaatgcagagttccccgcattttccgccgttggaggacttccgggcctccgattcaacttccgtaaaagGCTACGCGTTCGGGAAAACGCGACTCACACAactacggattcaatttcagcttAATTCGACTTATTCATCATAGTACTAAACGACGGTAAACCCCAACTTCCCCAATCTTCCtaaatccccaaaatccatcaacaatcctacataaatcatgaaaatgctcgcatattatcatttaataaggttcagaccccttacctgagataattcGGCAACTCAACGCTTCCGCTTTTCCGCTCTTCAGCCTTTGCTCTACAGCTTCTCAACTTCCACGTAGaacccttctgttccaaaatgagacactttttctcttatcccaacttatatattttccaattattattattccaaataataataataataataataataataatactaataataatccaatttatttaattaaattaataaaataatattatcaacttaattaaataattcttttactttatttggggtgttatatcagagccaaacctctcccagtacgatgtggttcggggacgaaccaagcggaagttggtgggcatgtaacacccgatGTCGGAGAGACCGAAGAGTTgttacatgtaacatccgagggcggtggagtggttgtcgatgcatgatgcatgacaatgagacactcctagcagcttcgagggaaaaccgaattcacatcggaatgagagggatcgtgaggctatgcaggtatggaactgcatggttgaatgaaggcttataaggattaattggtactacctataccaacaagatgcatcttcttttcggtagcctaaccaataagaactccatagttaagcgtgcttgacttggagtagtattgggatgggtgaccttctgggaagtttctcggaaagtgtgtgagtgaggtcaaaacatgctgaaaagactcgtgttggtttgtggggtcagtcggtaatcctaaaagcagtttggggtgttacaggaCATGCCTTCAACGTGAAACCAGCATGCTAAAAGTGGTCCCAATGGAATCAGATTGAAAAGTCAATCTTGTAGCAACAATCGTCATCGAAAATGGATGGCTAGAAGGCGACATGTGGCCTTCACGCGTCAGTGTGTGGGCGAGAATGAGGGTGTGTGGGAGATACTAATGGCAACGCGTGATGGGTCAGTTAGCGGTGCGGCTTTGTTAGGTGGTAGATTGGTGACTTCTGACCAATGTAGAAGATTGCACGATACTGTTACAAGTGACGACATATTTGAATAAAATAAACTCGAACTACCAAGAGagaaaaaacataaaaattaGGATTTTAAACTAAGAAAAAACATAGAAAAAATTAGGATTTAAAAtcatgctctgataccaactTGAATGTGAATTTCTTATTATATTATGTAGAGAGAAAAAAAGTGTGTGCgcgcatatatatatatatatatatatatatatatatatatatatatatatattagattTCATAGACTTTTAATTTATTTAATCAAGTAGACTTTTAAAAAAGTATAAATTTAGTctatttattaaataattttaCTTTGATTTCACTTTAAATAAATTAGACTATAAACCTTGTAGACGAGTCTCACCTATTCTCGTATCTAAACATCTTAATTAGTTCCACTAATTTAATTTCACTTACTAGAGAAAAAATGTATAAGTCTCTTTACCAGTCCTATTAATTAAGAAAAAGATAATACtaagaataaaaataataaaacaataaatattaataataaaaacaataaaataataaatacTAATAATAAAACAATATCATATATCTCAACATTTTTAACACTATATTTTTGGTTTGAGGCATGCCTTATACCTTTGTGTAATTAATTATTAAATttcttttgcttataaaaaaaacaaaaatatggAGTATCTCATAATTCAAGTATCAATACAATTAATAATGAATTATTTTGGCTTGAGGCATGCTTTATGCCTgtgtttaattaattaattaaattccttttgtttgttaaaataaacaaaaatatgGAATATCTCATGATTCAAGTATCAATATACAAAGCATGACACTTACCGATGCAAACAGAGAAAGTTTTAAAAGGGAATTTTTCAACTATGCCTAAATTATGAAATCCAGACAATCTAGTACAAGAACTTTTATTATTGTTTGGATTATAAAATCCAGACAAATCCCGACTGGATTTCAAAATCGCAATGACAgtgaaattgaatttaaaaaaaagGAGTTTTAGGAACTTTTGAGAATGTAAGGGAGGAAGAAGAATTGCAAGTCTGATTTTTCCGTGCTTCAATATTCTATTTTGGGAGTTTTTTTCTTGTCTTCAAAAGGTAAAACTTGGAAACAAAATATACTTCAATCATCAAACTTATGAACCCATCCCTCGTCGAATTTCTCATGAACATTGATAATCTAACCCATCAAACCTTGCTTCTTATTTTCAGAAATATATTGATGCCACACCTACACCgtatataatatatttttaattttttatcattaaattatcactcttgttttaaaatcaaagtcaaatttatttgaataaatatatatattataataatatttacTTTATATTTAAATGAATATATATTAATAGTTAGAGCTACATAAATTTATTTGATATATTATACTAATAAATATTcattatttaaaaatataaaaattattattattattattattattatcatttttaaACTAAGAGTATCAATATTAAAATTGTGAACTTTATTTGttaatatttatattttattaaccaatatttactgttaaaaaatatttttaatatatatgaatatttattaatcaactttatcaatttattaactaattttattttattattaaaaaataattttaatatttattaaccaacttattattttattaatcaattttttatattttattaacaAGCTTTATTCATGAATATATTTTATTAACTAAGGTCTGTTTTTATTAAATAAGtacatttttttattaaaaaattgaGTTAGAAATAGAGATGGCAATTTTACTCATCCCCAATGGAACCCGCAAATTTATCCACAACGGGTAGGATAAAAACCCGCAAAAATGGATACGGACATGGACTCGGGTAATTAACCATAAAAAAAGCGGGTATGGGTGCGGGTATGGGCACTTTGGTACCCAACCCGCCTCATACCCGCACATTATATATTtatgtaattttatttttatttatatattttaatttatattattatataaaagTATATGTTTATCAATTATAAAACGTATATCAATGTTAAACCATTACATATTTAATATAAGTGTTTATTTATTTCAACAATAAattgtttaaattttttttaatattttaaaaaacttAAAATTATATGATACTTTATAATTGATCTCTTTATTTTTAAAAGGAATATGAGTCACGAGTACGAGGATGAGTATTTACATACCCATAGGACACGGATACGGGTGTTAACTTTGACACCCAAACGAAAATAGACTCGGACACGGGAATGTGTTAACTTTGACACCCAAACGAAAATAGGCTCGGACACAGGAATTTTTTTAAATCACGGGTATGGAGATGGATATTATAGCACCTGTTCATTGCCATCCCTCGGTAGAAATTGGTTGAAAGAATAACAATGCTCTTTTATTTTACTTCTAAAATCCTTTATAGTAAATCATTAAAAATGTGAAGTGAGTAATAACAATAATTAGCAAATTAAAAGTATATGTTATAGGTAAATCATACTCCCTGGTTCTTTTTAAATTATCATATTTGTATGAAAAATATTGATTTgtcaataatatttttaattatttatcTAAAAAGATAAATAAACATGACAAAATAATAAACTACTATTAGAGCAATAAaaaaaagtttccaaaaatcGGTCAAATCAGAAATTGGTGAGTTTGTCTTTTTATGACCTTAAATAAAAGAGAAatttctattaaaaaaatataGTTTTTTTGGTCTATAAAATTTCTAATGTTGAGATTAGAGacttctcctttttctcgacaACAACATCAAGACTCCTCTTAAACAAGTTTgtcacaaaacaaacaaatataaTGGATGAAGCTACTGCACCAGACACTAATACCACTGTGAGTGGATTATAGAAATAGTAACTATATAAATTCTATTATTATAAGATGCATATTAGCCAATCCTATACACGGAGTTTCATGTCATAAAAAATGTTCTAGAAAAGCTATACAAGATAAAAAGATATAGATGAGGAAAACTGAACCATCTAGGTGTGAGAGACATCAACAAAAAGATATCCACTACACTTCTTGATTCACACCATAAAAAACTGGGGACCTTCATTCAGACCTGGGTTAATGTTGTTGAGCCAGAAGATTCTATCTTGAAAACTTCCAAGTTAGCAGTAGCAGCAGCAGATAAGTTATAAATCTCTAGAGATCGATACTCTTCGCAGTTTGTGGAGCCATTTTTGCTGAAAAATGCAACAAGGGTATTCATCATCCTACTCACAGTTGACTGAAATTCTTTTTGGTTCTTGGCAGAAGCATTAATACTACGAGTATTATGTAAAACTGATCCAACTGGTCCCCCCTCAGCATATGACCTACATGCTTTCAGTATGTCCACGCCCCTTTGACGGAAATGCCCCGCAACGAAGTCCTCAAAGTGCTGCTTATGAAGGAAATGTTTAGATATTTATAAATACATATAACATATAAAGTTAAGACATTTCTTTGCGATCAGAAAACATGAAACCTAGGTTCACAAACCAAAGTCAAGAGAGTAAACGATTAACTGTATTTGAGAGAATTAATGGAATGAATTTCACATTAATTTGATCACTTTGATAAAAATGTGAGCGTACTGGTACAATGGTACCTTAATAATTTTTTATAGTTGTAAAATAGTCCATAGtgtcattttaattaataataattgAAGCAATTCTGGCAACAGTACAAACTTCACAGTAAGATCATATAGGGTCACAGTAGACAGATGTTACACAAGTCCAAACAAGAGAAAGGGACAAAATGGCAAAGCCATCTGTCATCTAACCAAACTATGAAATTCAGTCAGGGACTATGATTTATACTGCCGCTGTCCCTTTTATAATCTGATAGGACCCATTCAGAGAAAGGCCCAAATGGAGAGGCGAGTGCTGGCTGACCGGTTAGTTAGAGAGTGAGAGAAATGTGAGAGAGGGAGTATACGAGGTGTGTCAGAGGGAAAAAGGGAGTCAGTTAATCTTTGATATAGTTTTCGGCTTTGAGCTTGGGCAGAGAGTATCCTAAATTCCTGAGGAGCATTACTTTGGGGTTGCGGGAGATATCTCTTGTAATACTTTTCATTATCATTCAATCAATAATACAGTATTTCCTTGCTTTGAGTTTGGGTTCCTATCAATTGGTCCAACCTGTTGAGTTCGAGAGGAGAAATCAGTGTTACCGGAGATGGAGGAGATGCAGGCTAAGGTAGAGGTAGCAGATTTTACTGAGACAGATCCTGGTGTATTGTCCTTTAAGGAGAGTGAAATTCACCTATGTCATAATCTGCAGTGGGCTTTCATAAGCATGGAGGGTCAAGAAGCAATGGTTTAGTTTCATTCATGGAGCGAAGAAGAACTTGATGCAGTCTAGCACTCATTCATGTTGGTTTTGGTAGGATCGTACGATCTTTGTTATGATCCTATGTTTTACGATCTTGTTACCCCCTCCCGTCTTTTGTTATGATCTTATGTTTTACGATATTGTTACACCCCCTCCCAATGTTATGCAAAATTTTGATCATGAAAACCTTTCCATATGTGGTGGTTATGGAGTCACCAGGGGTATCACGAAGAACAACCACATCGTTCTTGCAAAGCTTACTTGCGGGCATGGAAGAAAGGCACAGTGGAAATTTGAAGAGGTTGGTGCACATTTAAACCTGATGGGCCAGACCCATGTTGATGTTGGTTTGTTCTGAGATATTTACCATTCGGGTTTGGATTAGAACAAATAGACTGGGCCCAAGTCACCAATAACATCTGGGTTGAGGACAAAGGTAACTCAAATTTACTAATTCAAGGACTCACTATAGAACCTGAATCAAGAGACAACTGGGGTCGAATCAGACCAGAGTCTGTGTATGACGGGTTCTTCGTTGCAGCCGTGAACTACAAACACATCGCTCCCGCTGCCACAGTCTTCCTTTCGTGCACCGTCATTACTGCAAACTCCTCCAGTCCATTCACTGATCTCACCACGAGCCCCTGTGGTGTTTGTCCTCCGCAAGCTCTTTTGCTGTGAGTCACCTGCTACGAGCCCATCCAGTGTACGCATCGTTTGCTCTGCAAACGTTGTTTGATGATCTCACCACGAGCCCCTGTGGTGTTTGTCCTCCGCAAGCTCTTTGGATGTGTGAGTCGCCTGCTGTGAGCCCATCCAGTGTACGCATCATTTGTTCTGCAAACCCTGTTTGATGATCTCGACCCTGTGGTGTTTGTCCTCCATAAGCTCTTTTGTTGTGTGAGTCGCCTGCTGCGAGCCCATCCAGTGTACGCGAAGTTTGTTCTGTAAACTGTTTGATGATCTCGAGGATAGAGAAGAGTCTATCAACAACTTCCTTCCCATTCATTGCCACTCCCTTTGTGTATTCAGATCCTCGAGTAATAACACTTGCGAACGTTATTGGGGATATCGGGAGTGAATCTCAGCTAGGTGAAGTAAATCATTGGGCTCAATCCAACACAAGGAAAAAAGTGTTTGAATCTCAAGGGTGGAGTCACATGATTTGCTGCTTACACAATGATTTAATAATTCCAAAGAAAGCAATGATTTGTTATGAGTTGTTTCAAGGTTAATTGGGGTGGATTAGAAGTTTCTAAAATATACTCTGAGCATCCAAGTGCAATTCATCACATTGTCCTTCTAAAGGGTTCTGTAGGAGATCCTAATGGGATTGAAAGAAAACTCCGATGAAGATTTTTTACATAACTCGAGAAAATATTTCCGGTGTTGGCTATGTAAATAAATAGAGAAGTTGTATTTGTGTTGTTGGAGTTTGTTTGGAGTCCCACATTGCATAGGTGTCCGGGCTGTTGAATGCATAAATGTACAAGGGCAACTTCACCCATTGAACTACCTTTTGAGATGAGATACAAGCACATTTAACAATAGAAACTTGGCCTTCATATCATTACTGCTAGCGTATCTTGAGACGTATGCTCATGACCAGGGATTGGTAAAAAGTATAAAATCGGTTACATGTTCTTATTCTGGTAAGACACACGCTATGGAGGGAATTGGCTATGACAGGGTCTTCATCGCTTCTTGTTTTGAGGGGCTGTTTGATTTAACCAATGTGAAAAGGATGTCATTGTATTCATCATACAATGGGACCCAAGGAAATCCAATATTTCTATAGTAGTTTACTGATTATGAATACAGCTGGAGATTTCCCAACACTACAGCTTGCTTAATTTTGTATATGACAGGACCATTGTAAGTCAGCAAGTTAAGTTTATTTTGCAATCGGCAAATTGCAAATGGAGTTTGGTTCCTAAGCATATGGACATGACTGATGTTCATTGTCAGTTCCCTAGACATGTACAATCCTATTTCGTTCTCTAACAAACTAATGTTTCTCCTAGCTACAAGAACGCCAATAGAAACCACTCCCAACCTTGAGGACAAGGTCGTTTATAAGAGGGTGACATTGATAGGGCCAATTAAAAGAAAGGCCTGAATGGAGATAGGGGTGCTGAGCTGGCAAGTTAGTTAGAAAGAATGAGAGAAGACACGCGTGAGAGTGTATGAGGTATGTTTGAGAAAAAGGGCAGAGAGAATTTGTTATGGGATTGGAGAAGATAACCTCGTGTAATACTTTTAATTATCTTTCAATCAATAATACAGTATTTCCTTTCTTCTAATTTGGATTTCTATTCTAAGCACACTTTGGGGGGCAAAAAACTGTCCCTGAATATAAAGCCCTCTTTCGAATTATTAGATGCATCTATTACCTTTTCCCCTAAATATCTCCCTAAATAATACTACTAATATGTCTCAGAAGATAAAAAGTCAACAATTAATACATCTATACACAAACCGCAATTTAGTAATACTCATGAAAAAAATGGACATATTAATCAAACCACCATTTATCATGAACTTATAAAAAAGGATGGAGAGTAATTTTGAAGAAATGATAGTAAAACTATTAAAAGAAAACTCTCCGCAGATATAGATATTGTTTTAAGGGACAAACCTTTGGCGGTTTACGCAGGGTATACATCATTGTCTTCAAAGATAAAATAAATGTATTATCATTGTAATCCTTAGATCTCCTTTGCCCCTCCTCACTAGGATATGCATCAGAATATCCAGGCTCATTAAAAAAAGGTTTCTCATTCAGAATAAGAGCTTGTATAGAAACCAAGACTTGTAGCATGGTTGATTTATCTGGAATCCAGTTTTCGCTATTCTTACCATGCCAAGTACCCAAGAGACTAAGGCACACTTTTCCACATTGATACAGATTTGGATTTAGCCTTAGGCCACCTGAGTGATAGTGAACTTGCTGCAGAAAATAAGTTGAGTTTATATTATACACAGCACAATACACATCTGAAAACACATGGAATATTAATGATACATACCGGTGGACCTGCGGGGTATGAAGAAGGAAATAAACAATCGAAAAAGAATAGGCCATCATGGTATGGAGTGCCTTGAGGTCCAATGATGACAGCCCTAAGAAGCTCCATTTTAGATTCACAAACTCTCACAAAGATTGTTTCTGTAAAACAAAAAGTAAATCATGAGATACATATTCCAGTGAAGATAATAGAAAAATGAAACTAAATTACCATAAGGTTGAATAACATGTTTCACTACAGACAATGGTAAACGCTTGGATCATAAAAAAAAACATGTTGGATGATGATTTAATTTAACTTCTCCCAAAAAGATTTCAAAGAAATATAAGGCAGAGGAGAAGACACTTCCAAAGTATATCTAGAAAAAACCATGGCAGTTACACTTCTAGATTAGTTATAATCATGAATATCTCTTGGGGGAGGGAGAGAGAAGATATACTTTACCTGGCAAATTTTCCTCCAAAATTTTCCATTCCTCCTGAATTTTTTTGGCCCAATTCTTTGGTCGCTGCAAGTAACATATAATAGGATCAAGATTCTGCTAAATCAAAGGCTTGAAAATATGTGTTGCAGATGCAACTCAGAAAAACTCTTTCAACATATATGTATATCACCTGCGCCTCTAAGACTGAAGCACCTTCCTTATCATAGTGATGATCAGGAAAAGAATCAACAGTATCAAATGGCTTAAATTGACGAAACTTTTGCATGACGGCATCCGTGGCCTCATCTACTTTTTCTTTCGAACTGGACTCAGACTGGGCATGAACAACAGCCGGCTTGCATTCGCTAGAAGCAATATCCTTCAACCACGGTAGTGATGCTTCTACCCCAGTAGGTAAATCCACATTGTCAAATTGATCCTGCATAAGTGAATAGTCATCTTCATAGACGTCATCATCGTCATAAAAATCAGATGCATAATCAGGATCTTCAAGTgcgtcatcatcatcatcaatcaCATCCTCATCATCGTCATGACATGAAATATCAGAATCGGAACCATTTGAATTCTTTGAACTCAATGATATAGAGGTCAAACTCTTGCAGGGGTCACCACTACCAGATGATTCTCCAACACTCATGGAATTTCCATGATCACTGACCAAAGCATCCTGGCAAAAGAAGAAAACAGATAAAAGTCAAGACCCTCGTAAAGCTTTTAAGATCATGTTAAGCATGTGAAATTCATCCTGCATAGAAAAATCATAATAATTTAATAGTTTTACTTCTAAACTCCGACCTTATATAAACTTATTCATTGAATGTCACCCTTTTTTCCCCAATATATTATTCTCTATATCCAACCTAAATTATGCCAAAATCCAGCATCTAATAGAATAAAATGCAGGATTAACACAGGAAATGACTTTGGCAGCAATGTGATAATTAGTTAATTCTGTTCCCATGAGATTTACCACTTTCAAACTAAGCTCCCAATTTAGAAAATAATAGTTACTCATAACCTATAGGCTATAGCCTATAGGCATGTTGTCACACAAACCCAATGAACATAGTAAGCCATATAGTGACACTTTTGATTGTCTACTTAGTGTGTATTTGGAACTGTGTCAGCACGACCAAGCAAAGCTACTATTTGTAGCTACTTC from Lathyrus oleraceus cultivar Zhongwan6 chromosome 7, CAAS_Psat_ZW6_1.0, whole genome shotgun sequence encodes the following:
- the LOC127100485 gene encoding putative ubiquitin-conjugating enzyme E2 38, with product MDLHADSPNSGIKKRKQDEQDALVSDHGNSMSVGESSGSGDPCKSLTSISLSSKNSNGSDSDISCHDDDEDVIDDDDDALEDPDYASDFYDDDDVYEDDYSLMQDQFDNVDLPTGVEASLPWLKDIASSECKPAVVHAQSESSSKEKVDEATDAVMQKFRQFKPFDTVDSFPDHHYDKEGASVLEAQRPKNWAKKIQEEWKILEENLPETIFVRVCESKMELLRAVIIGPQGTPYHDGLFFFDCLFPSSYPAGPPQVHYHSGGLRLNPNLYQCGKVCLSLLGTWHGKNSENWIPDKSTMLQVLVSIQALILNEKPFFNEPGYSDAYPSEEGQRRSKDYNDNTFILSLKTMMYTLRKPPKHFEDFVAGHFRQRGVDILKACRSYAEGGPVGSVLHNTRSINASAKNQKEFQSTVSRMMNTLVAFFSKNGSTNCEEYRSLEIYNLSAAATANLEVFKIESSGSTTLTQV